The following coding sequences lie in one Apium graveolens cultivar Ventura chromosome 1, ASM990537v1, whole genome shotgun sequence genomic window:
- the LOC141678695 gene encoding mitochondrial import inner membrane translocase subunit TIM50-like isoform X2 encodes MRLLKKLYSNRRKYSNRRKSSVKNVEQDFLAGVNPRQNKDTREVNDLVSFINGDGVPAKLLEVYIDGRRSLEEHVRGFTEPSSDKLLPDMHPMEQGAFTLVLDLNETLIYSDWKRDRGWRTFKRPGVDAFLEHLAKFYELVVYSDQLSMYVDPSVDRLDPNHNIRYRLSRSATKYQDQKHYRDLSMLNRDPSRILYLSGNALETSLQPENCVPIKQWKGEADDTELLDIIPFLEYVATHRPHDIRPVIASYKGRDIAKEFIERSKEVQKKLQEQKQQQQGRLWRR; translated from the exons atgAGGCTATTGAAAAAGCTCTACTCTAACAGGAGAAAGTACTCTAACAGGAGAAAGTCATCAGTGAAGAACGTGGAGCAG GACTTCTTGGCTGGAGTAAACCCTAGGCAAAATAAAGATACTCGTGAAGTTAATGATCTTGTATCATTCATTAATGGAGATGGAG TTCCTGCCAAGTTACTTGAGGTCTACATAGATGGAAGGAGGTCACTTGAAGAACATGTTCGG GGATTTACTGAACCATCTTCAGATAAGCTTCTCCCTGATATGCATCCCATGGAGCAGGGCGCATTTACACTAGTATTGGATCTAAATGAGACATTGATATACTCTGATTGGAAG CGTGATAGAGGTTGGCGGACATTCAAAAGACCTGGAGTTGATGCCTTTCTGGAACATCTAGCCAAATTTTATGAACTAGTAGTGTATTCAGACCAGCTAAGTATG TATGTTGATCCTTCTGTTGATAGGTTGGATCCAAACCACAACATAAGGTATAGACTATCACGGTCTGCGACAAAATATCAAGACCAGAAGCATTATAGA GACCTTTCAATGCTGAATAGAGATCCCTCACGGATCCTCTATTTAAGTGGTAATGCACTAGAGACTAGCCTTCAGCCTGAAAATTGTGTACCTATAAAGCAGTGGAAGGGTGAAGCAGACGATACAGAACTCCTGGATATCATTCCATTCCTTGAAT ATGTTGCTACACACAGACCACATGATATTCGCCCTGTTATAGCTTCATATAAAGGTCGTGATATTGCTAAGGAGTTCATTGAGCGTTCAAAGGAGGTTCAAAA GAAACTGCAGGAGCAAAAGCAACAGCAACAAGGACGACTATGGCGGCGTTGA
- the LOC141678695 gene encoding mitochondrial import inner membrane translocase subunit TIM50-like isoform X1, with protein sequence MSMIVRARLLASVSKRFNKRNFSATVNAPKQQMAAASAAFSEELPPPSRESGGVGMRLLKYGVFASFAGILGTTGYASYAYSVDEIEEKTKAYRASSNVAAQDDGTTLGKYQAMIYSSAATVPAKLLEVYIDGRRSLEEHVRGFTEPSSDKLLPDMHPMEQGAFTLVLDLNETLIYSDWKRDRGWRTFKRPGVDAFLEHLAKFYELVVYSDQLSMYVDPSVDRLDPNHNIRYRLSRSATKYQDQKHYRDLSMLNRDPSRILYLSGNALETSLQPENCVPIKQWKGEADDTELLDIIPFLEYVATHRPHDIRPVIASYKGRDIAKEFIERSKEVQKKLQEQKQQQQGRLWRR encoded by the exons ATGTCTATGATAGTTAGAGCTCGATTACTTGCTTCTGTTTCGAAACGATTTAATAAACGCAACTTTTCGGCAACTGTGAATGCTCCGAAACAGCAAATGGCGGCTGCCTCTGCTGCTTTTAGTGAGGAATTACCACCGCCTTCCCGAGAAAGTGGTGGAGTTGGAATGAGGTTGCTTAAGTACGGTGTTTTTGCGTCCTTTGCTGGAATTTTGGGGACTACTGGTTATGCGAGTTACG CATATAGTGTGGACGAAATCGAGGAAAAGACTAAAGCTTATCGTGCATCTTCAAATGTTGCTGCCCAAGATGATGGAACAACACTTGGT AAATATCAAGCGATGATTTATTCATCTGCAGCTACAG TTCCTGCCAAGTTACTTGAGGTCTACATAGATGGAAGGAGGTCACTTGAAGAACATGTTCGG GGATTTACTGAACCATCTTCAGATAAGCTTCTCCCTGATATGCATCCCATGGAGCAGGGCGCATTTACACTAGTATTGGATCTAAATGAGACATTGATATACTCTGATTGGAAG CGTGATAGAGGTTGGCGGACATTCAAAAGACCTGGAGTTGATGCCTTTCTGGAACATCTAGCCAAATTTTATGAACTAGTAGTGTATTCAGACCAGCTAAGTATG TATGTTGATCCTTCTGTTGATAGGTTGGATCCAAACCACAACATAAGGTATAGACTATCACGGTCTGCGACAAAATATCAAGACCAGAAGCATTATAGA GACCTTTCAATGCTGAATAGAGATCCCTCACGGATCCTCTATTTAAGTGGTAATGCACTAGAGACTAGCCTTCAGCCTGAAAATTGTGTACCTATAAAGCAGTGGAAGGGTGAAGCAGACGATACAGAACTCCTGGATATCATTCCATTCCTTGAAT ATGTTGCTACACACAGACCACATGATATTCGCCCTGTTATAGCTTCATATAAAGGTCGTGATATTGCTAAGGAGTTCATTGAGCGTTCAAAGGAGGTTCAAAA GAAACTGCAGGAGCAAAAGCAACAGCAACAAGGACGACTATGGCGGCGTTGA